Within the Abditibacteriaceae bacterium genome, the region CTCGAAATGACCGGCCAGGTTTTCGGCCTTAACTATTTGAAGCAGTGTCGTGGCGGCACTTTTATTCCGAATCCGGTCTAAGAAATCGCGGCCTAAAAAAGAGTACGGTCGAATTCGACCGTACTCTTTATTTTCTCCTTAGTAGAAGACTGAGTACACAGCCGCCGATGGCACCAGCGCCAATACCGATGGGAACACTCGCTAAATAAACCATGCCCCATTGCGCATCCCGCAAAATTTGCGGATTCGCCCATTGGTAATAAAGGGGCGGCAAGAGTAAACCGGAAAGTCCGCCACAGGCGGCACCACCGACAAAGCCAAGGCAGCCCATCGCCACAGGACTGGTGGGGCGATTTGGCAGCGAGGCATCCTTGCCTGCGCGCAAGTCGTAAAGGTAGAAGCCAAGCCATAGAAATAACGCTGGCAGGCTCAGTAGAATCACGGCATAGAAAGCCACCAGTGACATAATCGCCTCAAAAAGTACGTCTAAATCGACGGCGCTCAGTTCATCATCGTTTTTCGTCGATACTCTGGTTCTTAGACAGAATGTCACACAGACGAATCAGGTCGTCTTCGGTAATATCGACGAAGGAATCGAGGCTTTTCAGCGCGGCGACGACTGCTTCGTGCGAGATCGTCGAATCTTCCGCCGACACGTTTTGCGGATGACTGAGCGAAGCCGGATAGCGCCGCCACTCGAAAAGTGAGTTGAATGCAATCGCCACGGCCACAATCGCGACGGCGTTAAGCAATACTGGAGAAACGACAAACCAGTAGCCGAGCTTCTTTACAGCGGCACTTCCAATCACCGCCGTCAATGCCGTCGCCCCGCCGGGCGGATGAATGCAACGAAACTGATGCATCGCGCCGATAGATAACGCGACGGCACAGCCCGCTGCCAGCCACGGCAACGCGATAAATTTTGCACAGGTTACGCCGATAAACGCCGAAAACACATGACCGGCCAGTACGGGCCAAGGCTGCGAAAGCTGGCCGTGTGGAACGGCAAAAAGCAACACGGCGCTCGCGCCCATCGAGGCAATCAGCATCGACGCGCCTGACAAATGCAAAATGTTCTGGCTTATTCCGACAATCAGCAGAATCGCAATTAAACCGCCCGCCATCGAAACGAACTTTTCCTTCCGACTGACTTCATCTAACTCAACGCCAATCCATTGTTTCAATGTCTGCATAAAAACGAAATCCAAGAGTACAGTCGAATTCGACTGTACTCTTGTTTACAACCGTACGACGACCCGGTGATGGCCCTCTGTATGGAGGGGAATGCCATCCTCGACGATTATCGGCTGGTCATTAACCGCGATAGATGACACCTGCGCGCCACCCGCATTCTCGACGCAAATCTCGTAATGCGCGCCCTGATAGCGGTAATGAATCGTGAACGTCGGCCAATCTTTGGGAATGTGCGGATTGAGGAACAGCTTATCGCCGCGCAGATGGAAACCAAGAATTTCTTCGATCCACACGCGGTAGAACCAACTAGCCGAGCCGGTGTACCAACTCCAGCCGCCGCGACCGACGCGGCCTTCAAGCGCGTAAACATCGGCGGTAATCACATAGGGCTCCACTTGATAGCGCGCCACATCTTCGGGCGTGCGCGCGTGTTCCACGGGATTTAGCAAGTTCATCAACTGGACGGCGCGGTCGCCGTCGCCCTTGCGAGCCGTTGCCTGTGCCACCCAAATCGCCGCGTGCGTATATTGCCCGCCATTTTCGCGGACACCCGGCACGTAGCCTTTGATGTAGCCGGGGTCTTGCAAACTCTTATCGAACGGCGGCGTGAAGAGCAGAATCATTTCGTCTTTTTCGCGCACCAGATGTTTCTCGACAGCCTGCATTCCCAGTTCGGCTCGCTCGGCGTTAGCCGCGCCCGAAAGAATCGCCCAGCTTTGCGGCAGGGAATCGATTTGCGCTTCGTCGCTGCGGCGTGAGCCCAGCGGCTCGCCGTTGTCGAAATAGGCGCGAATGTAATATTCGCCGTCCCACGCTTCTTTCTCGACAGTGGCTGCCAACTTCAACGCCTCGCTTTCGCACCAGTCGATTTCGGTTTGTAGTTCCGGCGTGATAACCGGCGCGCTGGCTTTCAACAATCCGGCGAAGTCGCGGAGCACAACGATGAGGAACCACGCCAGCCAAACGCTTTCGCCTTTACCGGCAACACCGACGCGGCTCATGCCATCGTTCCAGTCGCCGATACCGATAAGCGGCAAGCCATGAGGGCCTGTTGTCAAACCTTTCTTGATGCTGCGGCGGCAATGCTCCAGAATGCTGCCGCGCTGGCTCGACACCGTCGGCTCCATGTAGATTTCGTGTTCTTTTTCGTCGAGGATTTTGCCTTCGATGAATTCCACATCTTCATGCAACACCGACGCGTCACCGGTTGTGCGAACGTAATGCGCCGTTACCAGCGGCAGCCAAAGCAAGTCGTCGGAGAAGCGTGTGCGCACGCCGGCACCAAGCGGCGGATGCCACCAGTGCTGCACGTCGCCTTCGACAAACTGATGCGCAGCGGCGCGTAAAATCTGCGCGCGCGAT harbors:
- a CDS encoding HPP family protein, giving the protein MQTLKQWIGVELDEVSRKEKFVSMAGGLIAILLIVGISQNILHLSGASMLIASMGASAVLLFAVPHGQLSQPWPVLAGHVFSAFIGVTCAKFIALPWLAAGCAVALSIGAMHQFRCIHPPGGATALTAVIGSAAVKKLGYWFVVSPVLLNAVAIVAVAIAFNSLFEWRRYPASLSHPQNVSAEDSTISHEAVVAALKSLDSFVDITEDDLIRLCDILSKNQSIDEKR